In a genomic window of Amycolatopsis japonica:
- a CDS encoding sulfurtransferase, giving the protein MSREDVLVTTQWAEENLDTPGVVFIEVDEDTTAYDNGHIRGAVKFDWRKDLQDGVRRDFVNKEGFEKLLSEKGISNDDRVILYGGNNNWFAAYAYWYFKLYGHENVQLLDGGRKKWELDGRELNSDEVKREATTYQAKEQDLSIRAFRDEVVQAIGGSNFVDVRSPDEFSGKLLAPAHLPQEQSQVPGHIPGALNVPWAKVANEDGTFKTEEEIKELYSDEGLDESKSTIAYCRIGERSSIAWFALHELLGYDQVKNYDGSWTEYGSLVGVPVELGAK; this is encoded by the coding sequence ATGAGCCGTGAAGACGTCCTGGTCACCACCCAGTGGGCCGAGGAGAACCTGGACACCCCGGGTGTCGTGTTCATCGAGGTCGACGAGGACACGACCGCGTACGACAACGGACACATCCGCGGTGCGGTGAAGTTCGACTGGCGCAAGGACCTGCAGGACGGGGTCCGCCGCGACTTCGTCAACAAGGAGGGCTTCGAGAAGCTGTTGTCCGAGAAGGGCATCTCGAACGACGACCGCGTGATCCTCTACGGCGGCAACAACAACTGGTTCGCCGCGTACGCGTACTGGTACTTCAAGCTCTACGGCCACGAGAACGTGCAGCTGCTCGACGGCGGCCGCAAGAAGTGGGAGCTCGACGGCCGCGAACTGAACTCGGACGAGGTCAAGCGCGAAGCCACCACGTACCAGGCCAAGGAGCAGGACCTGTCGATCCGCGCGTTCCGCGACGAGGTCGTCCAGGCCATCGGCGGCAGCAACTTCGTCGACGTGCGTTCCCCCGACGAGTTCTCCGGCAAGCTGCTCGCCCCGGCGCACCTGCCGCAGGAGCAGTCGCAGGTCCCGGGCCACATCCCCGGCGCGCTGAACGTCCCGTGGGCGAAGGTCGCCAACGAGGACGGCACCTTCAAGACCGAGGAAGAGATCAAGGAGCTGTACTCCGACGAGGGCCTCGACGAGTCGAAGTCCACGATCGCGTACTGCCGGATCGGTGAGCGTTCGTCCATCGCGTGGTTCGCGCTGCACGAGCTCCTCGGCTACGACCAGGTGAAGAACTACGACGGTTCGTGGACGGAATACGGCTCGCTCGTCGGCGTGCCGGTCGAGTTGGGAGCTAAGTGA
- a CDS encoding FABP family protein has translation MTASGDEAIQAAEKRAESTRDRNLPQFDDMPIPGDTANLREGPNLNDACLALLPLVGVWRGEGEVDYPTIEGPYRFGMQLTIAHDGRPFLAHEARAWLLDEDGKVIRPAARESGFWRPQADDTIELLLTHNTGIVELFYGKPRGKASVPAWELGTDAVVRTSTAKDVTASQRLYGIVNGELGFVEERAMMGQELQPHTSALLRRVVG, from the coding sequence ATGACGGCTAGTGGCGACGAGGCCATCCAGGCCGCGGAAAAGCGCGCGGAGAGCACGCGCGACCGGAACCTTCCGCAGTTCGACGACATGCCCATCCCGGGCGACACCGCGAACCTGCGCGAAGGTCCGAACCTCAACGACGCCTGCCTGGCGCTCCTGCCGCTCGTCGGCGTGTGGCGCGGCGAGGGCGAGGTCGACTACCCGACCATCGAGGGCCCGTACCGGTTCGGCATGCAGCTGACCATCGCGCACGACGGCCGCCCGTTCCTCGCGCACGAGGCACGCGCCTGGCTGCTCGACGAGGACGGCAAGGTCATCCGTCCCGCCGCGCGCGAATCCGGGTTCTGGCGCCCGCAGGCCGACGACACGATCGAGCTGCTGCTGACGCACAACACCGGCATCGTGGAGCTCTTCTACGGCAAGCCGCGCGGCAAGGCCTCGGTCCCGGCCTGGGAGCTGGGCACCGACGCGGTCGTCCGCACCTCGACGGCCAAGGACGTCACGGCGTCTCAGCGGCTCTACGGCATCGTCAACGGTGAACTCGGCTTCGTCGAGGAGCGCGCCATGATGGGCCAGGAACTGCAGCCGCACACGTCGGCGCTGCTGCGTCGCGTGGTGGGCTGA
- a CDS encoding DUF1416 domain-containing protein — protein sequence MADDSCGAPVQEATPADYDTRGQVVLAGKVTGSEGPVGGAFVRLLDGGGDFTGEVVSSADGDFRFYAAPGDWTVRALHRSGNGEASVTAQGPGVHQLAISVA from the coding sequence ATGGCAGACGACAGCTGCGGCGCGCCGGTCCAGGAGGCCACGCCCGCCGATTACGACACCCGCGGCCAGGTCGTCCTGGCCGGCAAGGTGACCGGCTCGGAAGGGCCCGTCGGCGGCGCCTTCGTGCGGTTGCTCGACGGCGGCGGCGACTTCACCGGCGAGGTGGTCTCGTCGGCCGACGGCGACTTCCGCTTTTACGCGGCCCCCGGTGACTGGACGGTGCGCGCGCTGCACCGCTCCGGCAACGGCGAGGCCTCGGTGACCGCCCAGGGACCTGGCGTGCACCAGCTGGCGATCTCGGTCGCCTGA
- a CDS encoding DUF4395 domain-containing protein: MSAGPAVDPRGPRFAAILTTIVLAVVLITQWWPLLAAQAVVFAIGAFIGLKPAPYSLLYRYLVAPRLGPTTEREDAAPLRFAQAVGFVFAVVGTVGFAAGLTALGFVATAFALFAAFLNAAFNFCLGCEMYLLIKRFSPSPRAS, translated from the coding sequence ATGTCCGCAGGACCGGCCGTCGACCCCCGTGGTCCGCGTTTCGCCGCCATCCTGACGACGATCGTGCTCGCGGTCGTGCTCATCACCCAGTGGTGGCCACTGCTCGCGGCGCAGGCGGTGGTGTTCGCGATCGGTGCCTTCATCGGTTTGAAGCCGGCGCCGTACTCCCTGCTCTACCGCTACCTCGTCGCGCCGCGGCTCGGCCCGACGACCGAACGCGAGGACGCCGCCCCGCTGCGGTTCGCACAGGCCGTCGGGTTCGTGTTCGCCGTCGTCGGCACCGTCGGTTTCGCCGCCGGCCTGACCGCGCTCGGCTTCGTCGCCACGGCGTTCGCGCTGTTCGCGGCGTTCCTCAACGCGGCGTTCAACTTCTGTCTCGGTTGCGAGATGTACCTGCTCATCAAGCGTTTCAGCCCCAGCCCTCGCGCGTCCTAA
- the mshD gene encoding mycothiol synthase, whose product MLDLAWTGEPDTEEIHDFLLAVREADGRPEDSGFDGGRHLLGRVDGALVAYAHLDTEGDSHGNQVAELFVHPAHRRSGHGRALTRALVEETAGKPLRVWAHGDHPAAVHLAGTEGFERARELLILHADVESADWPEPVTREGVTLRTFVPGQDEEAMVRVNARAFDWHPEQGALTADEVRATEKDAWFDPEGFFLAEENGEVIGFHWTKVHEAVPGRFGGEPAGEVYVVGIDPDAQGGGLGKALTLAGLRYLRDRGLGQVILYVEGDNAPALAVYSKLGFTRYEVDVQYAR is encoded by the coding sequence ATGCTCGATCTGGCTTGGACCGGTGAACCGGACACGGAAGAGATCCACGACTTCCTCCTCGCCGTGCGCGAGGCCGACGGCCGCCCGGAGGACTCCGGGTTCGACGGTGGGCGGCACCTCCTCGGCCGCGTCGACGGCGCGTTGGTCGCGTACGCGCATCTGGACACCGAGGGCGACTCGCACGGAAACCAGGTCGCTGAACTGTTCGTCCACCCCGCGCATCGCCGATCCGGCCACGGCAGGGCGCTCACCAGGGCGCTCGTCGAAGAGACCGCGGGGAAGCCGCTGCGGGTCTGGGCGCACGGCGACCACCCCGCCGCCGTCCACCTCGCCGGGACCGAAGGTTTCGAACGGGCCCGCGAACTGCTGATCCTCCACGCGGACGTCGAGAGCGCCGACTGGCCGGAACCCGTGACGCGCGAAGGGGTCACGCTGCGCACGTTCGTCCCCGGCCAGGACGAGGAAGCGATGGTGCGGGTCAACGCCCGCGCCTTCGACTGGCACCCCGAACAGGGCGCGCTGACCGCCGACGAGGTCCGAGCGACCGAGAAGGACGCCTGGTTCGACCCCGAAGGCTTCTTCCTCGCGGAGGAGAACGGCGAGGTCATCGGCTTCCACTGGACGAAGGTCCACGAGGCGGTCCCCGGCCGGTTCGGCGGTGAGCCCGCCGGAGAGGTCTATGTCGTCGGGATCGACCCGGACGCGCAGGGCGGCGGCCTCGGAAAGGCCCTCACCCTCGCCGGACTGCGGTATCTCCGTGATCGCGGGCTGGGGCAAGTGATCCTTTACGTCGAAGGGGACAACGCGCCCGCACTCGCCGTGTATTCGAAGCTTGGCTTCACCCGATACGAGGTAGACGTTCAATACGCACGGTAA
- a CDS encoding LmeA family phospholipid-binding protein, which yields MVSRPVAQDDRPSPGRSAKRGKRRGRGWLIALAVLVVLLVGADFGAAAFAEHTISQKARQQLDLANDPAVTVHGFPFLTQALSGDYSHITINAQGVAVPPKLRDVDFNADMSDVTAPLSDLTSGNTKSIVIGTLKGEVTIKAADIARQAPLDKIENLKIEPVTEDYVRNGDSGQGETKPTATNENGEPVDTASAGIRVSGNVQIAGQKVEIFCFAMIELDGQKIRLEPKRLQFGNDKETTVVPQAVQDALLPNFNATIDTGAMPFSVTPTSVRVNSGSVTIKGEGKNVAFSGAKPQG from the coding sequence ATGGTGAGCAGGCCCGTGGCGCAGGACGACCGACCCTCTCCGGGGCGGTCCGCCAAGCGAGGAAAGCGCCGTGGCCGGGGCTGGCTCATCGCCCTTGCGGTCCTCGTGGTGCTGCTGGTCGGCGCCGATTTCGGGGCGGCGGCGTTCGCCGAGCACACGATCTCCCAGAAGGCCCGCCAGCAGCTGGATCTGGCCAACGATCCGGCGGTCACGGTGCACGGTTTTCCGTTCCTGACCCAGGCCCTTTCCGGTGACTACAGTCACATCACCATCAACGCCCAGGGCGTCGCCGTTCCGCCGAAACTGCGTGACGTGGACTTCAACGCGGACATGAGCGACGTCACGGCGCCGCTCTCGGACCTGACGTCCGGCAACACGAAGTCGATCGTCATCGGCACGCTCAAGGGCGAGGTGACGATCAAGGCCGCGGACATCGCGCGGCAGGCGCCGCTGGACAAGATCGAGAACCTCAAGATCGAACCGGTCACCGAGGACTACGTCCGCAACGGCGACAGCGGCCAGGGCGAGACGAAGCCGACGGCGACCAACGAGAACGGCGAGCCGGTGGACACCGCCAGCGCCGGGATCCGGGTTTCGGGCAACGTCCAGATCGCCGGGCAGAAGGTGGAGATCTTCTGCTTCGCGATGATCGAACTGGACGGGCAGAAGATCCGTCTCGAGCCGAAGCGGCTGCAGTTCGGGAATGACAAGGAGACCACCGTCGTTCCCCAGGCGGTGCAGGACGCGCTGCTGCCGAACTTCAACGCGACCATCGACACCGGCGCGATGCCGTTCTCGGTGACTCCGACCTCGGTGCGTGTGAACAGCGGCTCGGTGACCATCAAGGGTGAAGGCAAGAACGTGGCCTTCAGCGGAGCGAAGCCTCAGGGGTGA
- the ygfZ gene encoding CAF17-like 4Fe-4S cluster assembly/insertion protein YgfZ, which yields MPYRSPLLDLPGPIAAPDGHPEEGVPWHWGDPFAEQRTAARGAVVIDRSHREILAVTGEERLSWLHLVISQHVTGLAEGTGTEALVLDSQGRVDTHMVVAHADGTVWLDSDRGAVATSALPSGGKQTLRDYLEAMKFWSKVDIRDVSDELALLTVLGPDADRVLDAVGVSVGSDPYSVVAIPGGFARRMPWPGRHSVDLAVPRADLAGWWRRLTDAGARPAGSWTFDALRVESLRPRLGVDTDERTIPHEVNWVDSAAHVAKGCYRGQETVAKVHNVGRPPRYMALLHLDGSPEITPETGDPVVLGERTVGRVGSVVQHHELGPIALALVKRSTQPGAELLVGAEDRVVQATIDPDSVPGEAPAPGREAAQRLRG from the coding sequence ATGCCCTACCGCTCCCCCTTGCTCGACCTTCCCGGACCGATCGCGGCACCCGACGGGCATCCGGAGGAAGGTGTCCCGTGGCACTGGGGTGACCCCTTCGCCGAGCAACGGACCGCGGCGCGCGGCGCGGTCGTGATCGACCGTTCGCACCGCGAGATCCTGGCCGTCACCGGCGAAGAACGGTTGTCCTGGCTGCATTTGGTGATCTCGCAGCATGTCACCGGGCTCGCCGAGGGCACCGGTACCGAGGCGCTCGTGCTGGACAGCCAAGGCCGCGTCGACACGCACATGGTCGTCGCGCACGCGGACGGCACGGTGTGGCTGGACAGCGACCGGGGCGCGGTGGCCACCAGCGCGTTGCCGTCCGGCGGCAAGCAGACACTGCGCGACTACCTCGAAGCGATGAAGTTCTGGTCCAAAGTGGACATCCGCGATGTCTCGGACGAGCTGGCGCTGCTGACCGTCCTCGGCCCCGACGCGGACCGCGTGCTGGACGCCGTGGGTGTCTCCGTGGGCTCGGACCCGTACTCGGTCGTGGCGATCCCCGGTGGTTTCGCGCGGCGGATGCCGTGGCCGGGACGGCACAGCGTCGACCTCGCCGTGCCCCGCGCCGACCTGGCCGGCTGGTGGCGGCGCCTGACCGACGCGGGCGCGCGACCGGCGGGCAGCTGGACCTTCGACGCGCTGCGGGTCGAATCGCTGCGGCCGCGCCTCGGCGTCGACACCGACGAGCGCACGATCCCGCACGAGGTGAACTGGGTCGACTCCGCCGCGCACGTGGCGAAGGGCTGCTACCGCGGGCAGGAGACCGTCGCGAAGGTCCACAACGTCGGGCGGCCGCCGCGGTACATGGCGCTGCTGCATCTGGACGGTTCGCCGGAGATCACGCCGGAGACCGGCGATCCGGTGGTGCTGGGCGAGCGGACGGTGGGGCGCGTCGGCAGCGTGGTGCAGCACCACGAACTGGGCCCGATCGCGCTGGCGCTGGTCAAACGCTCGACGCAGCCGGGTGCGGAGCTGCTGGTGGGCGCCGAGGACCGCGTCGTGCAGGCGACCATCGACCCGGACTCGGTTCCGGGGGAGGCTCCGGCTCCCGGCCGGGAAGCGGCTCAGCGGCTGCGGGGCTGA
- a CDS encoding TlpA family protein disulfide reductase yields the protein MTGVWVLLGVLVLGGIAGALMRARNGRIRAAKPGAPTLPGRVSGALAPEGVTLVQISTTFCAPCRHTRAILSALADKTDGLTHVDLDVTETPEVAQALSVLRTPTTLALTPDGREVFRVGGVPRGQELLEALRPHLANA from the coding sequence ATGACCGGAGTGTGGGTGCTGCTGGGTGTCTTGGTGCTCGGCGGGATCGCGGGCGCGCTGATGCGAGCGCGTAACGGCCGGATCCGCGCGGCCAAGCCCGGCGCGCCCACACTGCCCGGTCGTGTCTCGGGTGCCCTCGCGCCCGAAGGCGTCACCCTGGTCCAGATCTCCACGACGTTCTGCGCGCCGTGCCGCCACACCCGCGCGATCCTCTCGGCGCTCGCGGACAAGACCGACGGCCTCACGCACGTCGATCTGGACGTCACCGAAACCCCCGAAGTCGCCCAGGCGCTCTCGGTGCTGCGGACCCCCACGACGTTGGCCTTGACCCCGGACGGCCGGGAGGTCTTTCGCGTCGGCGGCGTTCCCCGAGGTCAGGAGCTTCTCGAAGCCCTGAGGCCCCATCTGGCGAACGCCTGA
- a CDS encoding aminodeoxychorismate lyase: MRVLAFLDGTLADPEAAHLRVDDLGLLRGDGVFETILVVDGRPRELRPHLERLARSAAMLDLPEPDLAVWERAAQTVIDNWSGPAEIALKLVYTRGIDGDPEAKPFGFALGVEIDEKVQRARVEGVAAITLERGIEADLAERAPWLLLGAKSISYGVNMAALREAGRRGASDVIFTAADGSVFEGPTSTVVLAKDKTLYTPPATIGILPGTTQAALFRGAERAGWSVKVEPLKVSDLTEGEGLFLASSVRKLTRVHTLDGVALTDSSAIHAELAAAYESEYAIS, from the coding sequence ATGCGCGTGCTTGCCTTCCTCGACGGGACCCTGGCCGACCCCGAAGCGGCCCACCTGCGGGTGGACGATCTGGGACTGCTTCGCGGCGACGGCGTGTTCGAGACGATCCTCGTCGTCGACGGACGGCCCCGCGAGCTCCGCCCGCACCTCGAGCGGCTGGCCCGTTCCGCGGCCATGCTCGACCTGCCGGAACCGGACCTCGCGGTCTGGGAGCGGGCCGCGCAGACGGTCATCGACAACTGGTCCGGCCCGGCCGAGATCGCGCTGAAACTGGTGTACACCAGGGGAATCGACGGCGATCCGGAGGCGAAGCCGTTCGGGTTCGCGCTCGGTGTGGAGATCGACGAGAAGGTCCAGCGGGCCCGCGTCGAAGGCGTCGCGGCGATCACCCTCGAGCGCGGTATCGAGGCCGACCTCGCCGAGCGCGCGCCATGGCTGCTGCTGGGCGCGAAGTCGATTTCGTACGGCGTCAACATGGCGGCGTTGCGGGAGGCGGGCCGCCGTGGCGCGAGCGATGTGATTTTCACCGCCGCCGACGGTTCGGTCTTCGAAGGACCGACTTCCACGGTCGTCCTCGCGAAGGACAAGACGCTCTACACGCCGCCGGCGACCATCGGCATCCTGCCGGGGACGACGCAGGCGGCGCTGTTCCGCGGCGCCGAGCGCGCGGGCTGGTCGGTCAAGGTCGAGCCGCTCAAGGTCTCGGACCTCACCGAGGGTGAAGGGCTCTTCCTCGCCTCGTCGGTCCGCAAGCTGACCCGGGTGCACACGCTCGACGGCGTCGCGCTCACCGACTCCAGCGCGATCCACGCCGAGCTGGCCGCCGCGTACGAGAGCGAGTACGCGATCAGCTGA
- the pxpB gene encoding 5-oxoprolinase subunit PxpB — protein sequence MRWRAYGEHAALLDCASLAESMAAHAMVSSARPDGITELVPGARSLLVVETPGSGALATVRELLADADLDHPPEGESREITLDVTYDGEDLELVARDAGVSTEDVVRLHTGAVYTVAFTGFAPGFGYLTGLPEPLRQPRLPAPRTRVPPGSVGIAGEFTGVYPRVSPGGWRLIGRTRTVLFDPRADRPALLAPGDRVRFRSAG from the coding sequence ATGCGGTGGCGTGCCTACGGCGAGCACGCCGCCCTGCTCGACTGCGCCTCCCTGGCCGAGTCGATGGCGGCGCACGCGATGGTCTCCTCCGCGCGCCCGGACGGCATCACCGAACTCGTTCCCGGCGCCCGCAGCCTGCTCGTGGTGGAAACCCCCGGCTCGGGCGCGCTCGCGACCGTCCGTGAACTGCTGGCGGACGCCGACCTCGACCATCCGCCGGAAGGCGAATCCCGCGAGATCACCCTCGACGTGACCTACGACGGCGAGGATCTCGAACTCGTCGCACGGGACGCCGGAGTGTCCACAGAGGACGTCGTCCGGCTGCACACCGGCGCCGTCTACACCGTGGCGTTCACCGGCTTCGCGCCCGGATTCGGTTACCTGACAGGGCTTCCCGAGCCGCTCCGGCAGCCGCGGCTGCCCGCTCCGCGTACTCGCGTGCCACCGGGTTCGGTCGGTATCGCGGGTGAGTTCACCGGCGTGTACCCGCGCGTCTCGCCCGGCGGCTGGCGGCTGATCGGCCGCACCCGGACCGTCCTGTTCGATCCCCGCGCCGACCGGCCCGCGCTGCTGGCGCCCGGCGACCGCGTGCGGTTCCGGAGTGCCGGATGA
- a CDS encoding winged helix-turn-helix transcriptional regulator, with the protein MSLDLLVLTAEADATTVLPALDLLPHTVRVRAPEVTALLDAGHRDVIVLDARTDLASAKSLCRLLKGAGEDEASTPVIAVVGEGGLVAVSAEWRTDDILLPTAGPAEVDARLRLVTTRDGSAAQVDAELRVGDLVIDEATYTAKLRKRTLELTYKEFELLKYLAQHAGRVFTRAQLLQEVWGYDFFGGTRTVDVHVRRLRAKLGPEHEQMIGTVRNVGYKFERPSKGAAKQAVAPDSSVYEPSEFSAH; encoded by the coding sequence ATGAGCCTGGACCTTCTGGTACTGACCGCGGAAGCAGATGCCACCACGGTGTTGCCCGCCCTGGACCTGCTGCCCCACACCGTACGCGTCCGTGCTCCGGAAGTGACCGCGCTGCTCGACGCGGGCCACCGCGACGTCATCGTCCTCGACGCCCGCACCGATCTCGCCTCCGCGAAGAGCCTCTGCCGCCTGCTCAAGGGCGCCGGCGAGGACGAGGCCTCCACGCCGGTCATCGCCGTCGTCGGCGAAGGCGGTCTGGTCGCGGTCAGCGCGGAATGGCGCACCGACGACATCCTCCTCCCGACGGCCGGTCCCGCCGAGGTCGACGCCCGGTTGCGGCTGGTCACCACCCGCGACGGCAGTGCCGCGCAGGTCGACGCCGAACTCCGCGTCGGCGACCTCGTCATCGACGAAGCGACCTACACCGCGAAGCTGCGCAAGCGCACTCTCGAGCTCACGTACAAGGAGTTCGAACTCCTCAAGTACCTCGCGCAGCACGCCGGCCGGGTGTTCACCCGCGCCCAGCTGCTGCAGGAGGTCTGGGGTTACGACTTCTTCGGCGGCACGCGCACGGTCGACGTCCACGTCCGGCGTCTGCGCGCGAAGCTGGGGCCGGAGCACGAGCAGATGATCGGCACCGTGCGCAACGTCGGCTACAAGTTCGAGCGTCCCTCGAAGGGAGCGGCCAAGCAGGCCGTCGCCCCGGACTCGAGCGTCTACGAGCCGAGCGAGTTTTCCGCGCACTGA
- a CDS encoding 5-oxoprolinase subunit C family protein, giving the protein MRALEVLETGPLALIQDLGRPGYAHLGVPPSGALDVPALKLANRLVGNAEDAAGVECLLGGPRLRATTSCTVAVTGPPVAVEVDGRPVGSHAPVWLAAGQVVAIGAPATGLRCYLAVSGGIVVDAELGSRSRDVLSEIGPAPLKKGDVLPLGPSSVSGGADVVLPTTAPAELVVRVDPGPRAHWFEDPAAGLAKTWTVTAESNRVGLRLDGPALTRGPEYAERELPSEGLLTGAVQVPPNGLPVVFLADHPTTGGYPVAAVVRQASLPALAQARPGTLLRFHSSTRVWNR; this is encoded by the coding sequence ATGAGGGCCCTCGAAGTGCTCGAGACCGGTCCGCTCGCGCTGATCCAGGATCTCGGCAGGCCCGGTTACGCGCATCTCGGCGTGCCTCCGTCGGGCGCGCTGGACGTCCCGGCGCTGAAACTGGCCAACCGGCTCGTCGGCAACGCCGAGGACGCGGCCGGGGTGGAGTGCCTGCTCGGCGGGCCGCGGCTGCGCGCGACGACGTCCTGCACGGTCGCGGTGACCGGTCCTCCCGTCGCCGTCGAGGTGGACGGGCGTCCGGTCGGCTCGCACGCGCCGGTGTGGCTGGCGGCGGGACAGGTCGTGGCGATCGGCGCGCCTGCCACCGGATTACGGTGCTATCTGGCGGTTTCCGGCGGCATCGTGGTCGACGCGGAACTCGGCAGCCGGTCGCGGGACGTCCTTTCGGAGATCGGCCCCGCGCCACTCAAGAAGGGCGACGTCCTGCCGCTCGGCCCGTCGTCGGTGTCCGGCGGCGCCGACGTCGTGCTGCCCACGACGGCACCGGCGGAACTGGTCGTGCGGGTGGACCCGGGCCCGCGGGCGCACTGGTTCGAGGATCCGGCGGCGGGGCTCGCGAAGACCTGGACGGTGACGGCGGAATCCAACCGCGTCGGGCTCCGGCTCGACGGCCCCGCGTTGACTCGCGGGCCCGAATACGCGGAGCGGGAACTGCCGAGCGAGGGCCTGCTGACCGGTGCCGTGCAGGTTCCGCCGAACGGGTTGCCGGTGGTGTTCTTGGCGGATCATCCGACTACCGGTGGTTATCCGGTGGCGGCCGTGGTGAGACAGGCGTCACTCCCGGCCCTCGCGCAGGCCAGACCCGGAACCCTTCTCCGCTTTCACTCGTCCACGAGGGTGTGGAACAGGTAA
- the pstS gene encoding phosphate ABC transporter substrate-binding protein PstS, protein MKIMRPAGAIGIVATAALVLGACGSDPAATKPGSTGAAAAPSGAANVECGGKNPLSAEGSSAQKTAVDIFVQAYAAKCSGQKVNYNPSGSGAGIKQFNANQVDFAGSDSPLKDEEAEKAKARCASDAWNLPLVIGPVAVAYKVSGVDKLTLTPEVTAKIFNGGITKWNDPAIKAVKGNESVNLPDKAIQVISRTDESGTTDNFQKYLKAASKGAWTQGDGKKFNGGVGNGAEKSNGVASAVKATDGAITYVESSFAKDGLNAALIDSGSGGVELTAANVAKSLDSAKFKKEGSNDLALDLNSIYSSNVAGAYPLLLATYEIVCSKYADAEVGKAVKAFLNVAATDGQKPLSDKGYVPIPQSLQDKVLTAVKAIA, encoded by the coding sequence GTGAAGATCATGCGGCCCGCGGGCGCGATCGGCATCGTGGCCACCGCCGCCCTCGTGCTCGGCGCTTGTGGATCCGACCCGGCGGCGACCAAGCCCGGCAGCACGGGTGCCGCCGCCGCTCCGAGTGGCGCGGCCAACGTCGAATGCGGCGGCAAGAACCCGCTTTCGGCCGAGGGTTCGTCCGCGCAGAAGACCGCGGTCGACATCTTCGTGCAGGCTTACGCCGCCAAGTGCTCCGGCCAGAAGGTGAACTACAACCCCAGCGGTTCGGGCGCCGGCATCAAGCAGTTCAACGCGAACCAGGTCGACTTCGCCGGTTCGGACTCGCCCCTCAAGGACGAAGAGGCCGAGAAGGCCAAGGCCCGGTGCGCCTCGGACGCGTGGAACCTCCCGCTCGTCATCGGCCCGGTCGCCGTCGCGTACAAGGTTTCCGGGGTCGACAAGCTGACCCTGACCCCCGAGGTCACCGCCAAGATCTTCAACGGCGGCATCACCAAGTGGAACGACCCGGCCATCAAGGCGGTCAAGGGCAACGAGAGCGTCAACCTGCCGGACAAGGCCATCCAGGTCATCTCCCGCACCGACGAGTCGGGCACCACCGACAACTTCCAGAAGTACCTGAAGGCGGCCTCGAAGGGCGCTTGGACCCAGGGCGACGGCAAGAAGTTCAACGGTGGCGTCGGTAACGGTGCCGAGAAGTCCAACGGTGTGGCCAGCGCGGTCAAGGCCACCGACGGTGCCATCACCTACGTCGAGTCCTCCTTCGCGAAGGACGGCCTGAACGCCGCCCTGATCGACAGCGGCTCCGGCGGTGTCGAGCTCACCGCCGCGAACGTCGCCAAGTCCCTCGACTCGGCGAAGTTCAAGAAGGAAGGCAGCAACGACCTCGCGCTGGACCTGAACTCGATCTACTCCAGCAACGTCGCGGGCGCCTACCCGCTGCTGCTCGCCACCTACGAGATCGTCTGCTCGAAGTACGCGGACGCCGAGGTCGGCAAGGCCGTCAAGGCGTTCCTGAACGTCGCCGCCACCGACGGTCAGAAGCCGCTTTCGGACAAGGGCTACGTGCCGATCCCGCAGAGCCTGCAGGACAAGGTCCTGACCGCCGTCAAGGCCATCGCCTGA
- a CDS encoding RsiG family protein has translation MIEVRPGGRRRIDRVLGPGYLSDLGELTLSVLRERRDEAAQEETDLSYLRRLLHARIDIVRAEQERRSSGGESSVVERLAAILADNAIGPATGSGRHQRLEPSRAGEHRRFAEALIGDTDLSDVSTLSDEKLVNALNRYADEEVSVSSYRREVQSVMDTINAEIATRYRKGTASVDDLLDTERGGSE, from the coding sequence GTGATCGAAGTCCGGCCCGGTGGTCGCCGTCGTATCGACCGCGTGCTCGGCCCTGGGTATCTCAGCGACCTCGGCGAGCTGACGCTTTCCGTGCTGCGTGAGCGCCGTGACGAGGCCGCGCAGGAGGAGACCGACCTGTCGTACCTGCGGCGCCTGCTCCACGCGCGCATCGACATCGTGCGGGCCGAGCAGGAGCGCCGGAGTTCCGGCGGCGAGAGCAGCGTCGTCGAGCGGCTGGCCGCGATCCTGGCGGACAACGCGATCGGCCCGGCCACGGGCTCGGGGAGACATCAGCGGCTGGAGCCGTCTCGCGCGGGCGAGCACCGGCGGTTCGCCGAGGCCCTCATCGGCGACACGGACCTTTCCGACGTCAGCACGCTCTCGGACGAGAAGCTGGTCAACGCCCTCAACCGGTACGCCGACGAAGAGGTCTCCGTCTCTTCGTACCGCCGCGAGGTGCAGAGCGTGATGGACACGATCAACGCCGAGATCGCGACCCGCTACCGCAAGGGCACAGCGTCGGTCGACGATCTCCTCGACACCGAACGCGGCGGGTCCGAGTGA